In the genome of Oligoflexus sp., one region contains:
- a CDS encoding sigma-70 family RNA polymerase sigma factor, which yields MVRPTHAPQDVTAIYRQLQPKLKRYLRKFGVGETDLDDLVQDCFVSYLTSGRAMSLGSASAFLVTTARHRAIDLWRKHKSAALHPLEGHEEHWARPAHDAIPTAFYLERLMAQVDAMNSQHPSSLTFKKFYSEGKSLHEIAAEFGEPLGTISGRVFRMRRQFRDKWRRDLETFEDELERAGFDA from the coding sequence ATGGTCAGACCCACACATGCACCTCAGGATGTCACCGCAATCTATCGTCAGCTTCAACCGAAATTGAAGCGCTATCTGCGAAAGTTCGGCGTTGGCGAGACTGACCTCGACGATTTGGTGCAGGACTGCTTTGTCAGCTACCTCACCTCCGGTCGCGCCATGTCCCTCGGCAGTGCGTCGGCTTTTTTGGTCACAACAGCCCGGCATCGCGCCATCGACCTCTGGCGCAAGCACAAGTCGGCCGCGCTCCATCCCCTCGAAGGCCATGAGGAGCATTGGGCCCGGCCGGCTCACGATGCCATTCCCACGGCGTTTTATCTGGAGCGACTCATGGCGCAGGTCGATGCCATGAATTCGCAGCATCCGAGCAGCCTCACCTTCAAAAAGTTTTATAGCGAGGGCAAGAGCCTGCACGAAATCGCCGCGGAATTCGGCGAGCCCCTCGGCACGATATCGGGCCGCGTGTTTCGGATGCGTCGGCAATTTCGGGATAAGTGGCGTCGTGATCTGGAGACCTTTGAAGATGAGCTCGAACGGGCGGGTTTCGATGCCTGA